The nucleotide window ACCTATGGTCGCCGAACTCGGGCTGTGATTGTAACAGACGTGGGGCACATTATCTTATCGGCTATCCAACCGGAAACAGTCGCCCACCGCTTTGTGAGTCAGAAAGAGTCCAGTTGAGGTTTCCGATTCGGTTGAAATCTTCCGCGATTGGCATCAATCGATCAATGCTGTATTCGTCGCGACCAGGGTGAGCGATCGCCAATATTCCAAAACTGGCGATCGCCCTAATTTGGTTTCGACACCGATCGTTGTCCGATCCCAATCCCACTCGTGATACCTAGAGGCGGCGATCGCCCCTTGATTTGTCGCCAGATTTTAAACCAGCGCTATAGTTTGAAAAAGTGGAATGCATATTGAGACTTGGGGACAAAAGTAATGATCCCCAAATCTTGCTATCGCAATCCTCTATATCCGAAGATGGACTATATTGTAGCCATTGCCCGTCGTCAAACGGCATGGGGATCGGTTCAGGAGCCCCTAGCCGATTGTTTTTCTATTTAGGGTAAGGGTTACGCCAAAGCAACACGACTAGGATGAAACCAAGTATGAAATCTGGAAAACTCATCGTACTCACAGGGCCGAGTGGCGTGGGTAAGGGAACCCTCCTCAAGCTACTTCTCCAACGCCATCCTGAGCTGTTTCTCTCCATCTCGGTAACGACGCGATCGCCCCGCCCAGGTGAGATCAACGGACAGCACTACTTTTTTATTGAGCGCCATGAGTTTGACCAGATGATTACCCGTGGTGAGCTCCTAGAGTGGGCCGAGTTTGCAGGGAACTACTACGGCACCCCCCGTAAGGCAGTAGAACAACACATTCAGCGGGGGGATTGGGTCATTCTGGAAATTGAGCTATTGGGTGCGCGCCAGATTCGTGCGAATTTCCCCGACGCTTTCCAGATTTTCCTCTTACCACCGTCCCTAGACGAACTCGAACGGCGCGTACGCGATCGCGGTCATGATTCGGAAGAGGCGATCGCTCGACGGCTGAAGCGGGCAGCCTCCGAAATTGCAGCAGCCGATGAATTTGATCTCCAAGTGGTAAACGATGATCTGGATGCCGCGCTTCACCAAATTGAAGACGCCCTGTTCGCAGAATCGCCCACCGTTGAATTTTGTGTCGTTGGATAAGTAACGAGCATGGAGGGATTCGAACCCCCGACACTCAGAACCGGAATCTGATGCTCTATCCCCTGAGCTACATGCCCTTATCTAACTTGCGAGTATAACACATCCACTCCTATCCGAAATTAGGTTATGGCCTATCAATTGCTTTTTGTGTGCCTCGGCAACATTTGCCGATCGCCCTCTGCTGAAAACATCATGAATCATCTTTTGGTTCAACGGCAGCTTGACGATGCGATTCT belongs to Synechococcales cyanobacterium T60_A2020_003 and includes:
- the gmk gene encoding guanylate kinase; the protein is MKSGKLIVLTGPSGVGKGTLLKLLLQRHPELFLSISVTTRSPRPGEINGQHYFFIERHEFDQMITRGELLEWAEFAGNYYGTPRKAVEQHIQRGDWVILEIELLGARQIRANFPDAFQIFLLPPSLDELERRVRDRGHDSEEAIARRLKRAASEIAAADEFDLQVVNDDLDAALHQIEDALFAESPTVEFCVVG